In Vibrio chagasii, the sequence CTAATACCGCAATAGAATATATTGGTCGAATCATGGCTATCTGATTTGGCTTTGACTCGGCAATAGACTGATTTTTTATATAAGCCGAAGTAATCACACCTTGAGTGCTCCAATCGACCACTTTTTGCAAATCAACGCTAATAATTTTATCTACCAGCATTTGATCTTCTGGCTCTTTCCAAGTCAACTCAATCGCATAGTTTTTAAAAGCAACTTGAGTATCTAGCCATTTACTTCCGATGTCTCTTACTTCTGTTATTTCAGCTAGCTCTTTAAATTGAAAAGGAAGGTTTCCAATAACGCGTCTTACTTCCTCTTCGCTATCGGCTTCCATTACAAATTTAATTATTGGAAACTGCTTTTCGCCAATAAAGCTTTCAGAAACAAACATATCGTGAATTAAGCCAGCATCTATTAAGTTAGCAAATGCTTTCTTCTGTTGAGGCATCACATCAAATACCGCTTGAGCATCTTGTGTTTTCCAAGCAACCGATACGCCATAGGCAGCTGAATAGCTATTAACCGAGAACAAAAAGCTAAAAATAACTAAAAACAGTCGTGGTACATATTTCATTCAGAACACTCTCTATTAATTTCGGATGACTTCGTATAGGTTAGGATCAGCAGTAACGCCCTCAAGATTAAGAGCAGGTAGCTCCTCCCTCATTACAGAGATGGCATCTATGAAGTGCTTTTGGCTTTCCCAGTTCGCGACGTTTACGTAAAGGTAAGTGGCGTCTGTGCTTAACGCTCGATGTAACGTAGTAGAGATATAACCGGGTTGTTGGACCAACACGTCCCTAGCACTTTCCCAATAGGCTAAGGTTTCTTCATACTTACTGGCATCGACTGAAAATGTGTTGATAAGCACAACGGGCTGTGCAAACGCTAGTGAACTTATACTTAATAAGCTCAATACGATGGAACTTTTAATAAACCGCTTCATAGGACCTCCGTTGGTTAGATGTTGCACACGCTAACAGAGATAAAAGAGTCATCAAGAGCTAGGCTAACGATTTAATATTAATTAAATAGCTATCCGATTATTAATATTAAACATTCGGCAAACACATCCATAACAAAGCCATGAGAAATATAATAGATTTTTCACATGCTAATAATGGAACTCGTGATGTTCAAAAAACTATCAAATAATAGAGTAAAGAATAACCTCACTAATAAAGTCGACTTTCTTCACTGGGGGATGTTTAGTGGGGTAATGTTAACGTTAACTCTCGGTTTTATATCAAGCCGACTTCTGCCTTTCTCAGACAAGTATCCAACGATTTTAATTCATCAGATACTCGGCTCAATTGTCCTTATTCTCATCAATATATTGATTGCAAGAGTGTTAGTTAATCCCGAACCAGAGAAACGTAAGTTCACCTTCCCTAAACTGGTTCAATTGGTTCAGGCAGTTACATTGACCTTTATCGCTATATCAGGTTTAAGCATGGCGCTGATTGATACGCCAATATTCAGTGTATACTCATGGGCATTTAGCGATAGTGCAACCTCTAGAGAAGTATTTTCTCTACTGTTTTTAATTCACGCTACTGCGATTAAAGTTTTTATGTTGTTAGTGACATTACATATATTAGGGGCATTGAAACATCACTTTTTTGATAAAGGTGATAAGCTCAAGTTAATGCTGGGGAGATAAATATCTCAATACACGAACGATGATGATTTATTTAGTCGCTATGCTAGCCAGAAGATGTAAAAAAGCCACCTTATCTAGGTGGCTTTTTTATAGTTCGGAGCAAATATTCAATATTCACTTATTGCTAAAGCATCGTCAGAGCGAGCTTCGCCAGGTT encodes:
- a CDS encoding cytochrome b/b6 domain-containing protein translates to MFKKLSNNRVKNNLTNKVDFLHWGMFSGVMLTLTLGFISSRLLPFSDKYPTILIHQILGSIVLILINILIARVLVNPEPEKRKFTFPKLVQLVQAVTLTFIAISGLSMALIDTPIFSVYSWAFSDSATSREVFSLLFLIHATAIKVFMLLVTLHILGALKHHFFDKGDKLKLMLGR
- a CDS encoding antibiotic biosynthesis monooxygenase; translation: MKRFIKSSIVLSLLSISSLAFAQPVVLINTFSVDASKYEETLAYWESARDVLVQQPGYISTTLHRALSTDATYLYVNVANWESQKHFIDAISVMREELPALNLEGVTADPNLYEVIRN